The following coding sequences are from one Eucalyptus grandis isolate ANBG69807.140 chromosome 11, ASM1654582v1, whole genome shotgun sequence window:
- the LOC104425722 gene encoding uncharacterized protein LOC104425722 isoform X2, whose amino-acid sequence MGTSESTLSGSQRPADEITTVSERPEGVDPVLEKLRSLKITLPILTSLLSEGSLTDILVRKPPSSSAPGTVNPKVLLELFSMYRDWQEEKVQKIGKKQEEIENKIELVDALAVKLLQRFNFSVSAMKTTSQHLSEGGAWGT is encoded by the exons ATGGGAACTTCAGAGTCCACGCTGTCGGGATCGCAG AGACCGGCCGACGAAATCACCACCGTCTCCGAGCGGCCGGAGGGCGTCGATCCCGTCCTGGAGAAGCTCAGGTCCCTCAAGATC ACGCTTCCCATACTGACGTCGCTGCTGTCCGAGGGTAGCTTGACCGACATTTTGGTTAGGAAGCCGCCGTCTTCGTCGGCTCCAG GGACAGTGAATCCGAAGGTGCTACTGGAGCTATTCTCAATGTACCGCGACTGGCAGGAGGAGAAGGTCCAAAAGATTGGCAAGAAACAG GAAGAAATAGAGAACAAGATAGAACTTGTGGATGCTTTAGCTGTGAAACTTCTCCAGCGATTTAATTTCTCTGTGTCAGCAATGAAGACCACCTCTCAACACTTATCAGAAG GTGGAGCTTGGGGAACTTAA
- the LOC104427628 gene encoding gibberellin-regulated protein 12 translates to MACLSLLQSSLLFFLIASTCFVEVSLAGGEGSLRPEQCGAACDYRCSATSHRKPCLFFCNKCCAKCLCVPSGTYGHKEECPCYNNWKTKEGKPKCP, encoded by the exons ATGGCTTGTTTGTCGTTGCTCCAGTCTTCGTTGCTCTTCTTTCTCATCGCCTCGACGTGCTTCGTTGAGGTTTCGCTG gCCGGGGGAGAAGGATCGCTTCGTCCGGAAC AATGCGGCGCGGCATGCGACTACCGATGCTCGGCAACATCTCACCGGAAGCCATGCCTGTTCTTCTGCAATAAGTGTTGCGCCAAGTGCTTGTGCGTGCCCTCCGGCACATACGGACACAAGGAGGAGTGCCCATGCTACAACAATTGGAAGACGAAGGAAGGAAAACCCAAGtgcccttga
- the LOC104425722 gene encoding uncharacterized protein LOC104425722 isoform X1: MGTSESTLSGSQRPADEITTVSERPEGVDPVLEKLRSLKITLPILTSLLSEGSLTDILVRKPPSSSAPGTVNPKVLLELFSMYRDWQEEKVQKIGKKQEEIENKIELVDALAVKLLQRFNFSVSAMKTTSQHLSEVHALQVELGELKGRLTEVISNCDALCKRIESEGPESLQSSVTPFIARTTNSCNTNSSLQRVLESSPASTDSKTG, from the exons ATGGGAACTTCAGAGTCCACGCTGTCGGGATCGCAG AGACCGGCCGACGAAATCACCACCGTCTCCGAGCGGCCGGAGGGCGTCGATCCCGTCCTGGAGAAGCTCAGGTCCCTCAAGATC ACGCTTCCCATACTGACGTCGCTGCTGTCCGAGGGTAGCTTGACCGACATTTTGGTTAGGAAGCCGCCGTCTTCGTCGGCTCCAG GGACAGTGAATCCGAAGGTGCTACTGGAGCTATTCTCAATGTACCGCGACTGGCAGGAGGAGAAGGTCCAAAAGATTGGCAAGAAACAG GAAGAAATAGAGAACAAGATAGAACTTGTGGATGCTTTAGCTGTGAAACTTCTCCAGCGATTTAATTTCTCTGTGTCAGCAATGAAGACCACCTCTCAACACTTATCAGAAG TTCATGCATTGCAGGTGGAGCTTGGGGAACTTAAGGGGAGATTGACAGAGGTTATTAGTAACTGTGATGCCCTATGCAAGAGGATAGAATCAGAAGGGCCAGAATCTCTTCAATCATCAGTGACCCCATTTATTGCCAGGACCACCAATTCATGCAACACCAATAGTTCATTACAAAGAGTTCTTGAGAGCAGTCCGGCTTCTACAGACTCAAAAACAGGCTGA